Proteins encoded by one window of Arachis hypogaea cultivar Tifrunner chromosome 1, arahy.Tifrunner.gnm2.J5K5, whole genome shotgun sequence:
- the LOC112792190 gene encoding uncharacterized protein, translated as MAEKLAPEKRHNFVHDGQKVFEWDQTLEEVNIYISLPPNVHSKQFYCKIQSKHVEVGIKGNPPYLNHDLTCPVKTDSSFWTLEDGIMHITLQKRDKGQTWASPILGQGQLDPYATDLEQKRLMLQRFQEENPGFDFSQAQFSGNCPDPRTFMGGIRSD; from the exons ATGGCGGAGAAATTAGCCCCCGAGAAGCGTCACAACTTCGTCCACGATG GTCAAAAGGTGTTTGAGTGGGATCAAACGCTAGAAGAGGTTAATATTTACATCAGTTTACCTCCCAATGTTCATTCTAAGCAATTCTACTGCAAGATTCAATCCAAGCATGTTGAAGTTGGCATCAAAGGCAATCCACCATATCTCAAT CACGATCTTACCTGCCCGGTGaagacagattcttcattttggacACTAG AGGATGGCATAATGCACATAACACTTCAGAAGAGAGATAAAGGGCAGACATGGGCTTCCCCCATTCTTGGCCAGGGTCAGTTAGACCCTTACGCCACCGATCTTGAACAGAAGCGTCTCATGCTGCAGAGATTTCAAGAAGAG AACCCAGGTTTTGATTTTTCGCAAGCTCAGTTCAGTGGAAATTGTCCTGATCCAAGGACTTTCATGGGTGGAATCCGTTCAGATTGA